The genomic segment CAGCAGCTCCCGGGCCGCCTCCAGTGACGCCATGTCCATGCCCATACCCATGTCCCCCGTGTCCCCCGTGATCCCCGTCATCGCGTCGCGTCTACTTCCCGAAGCCGAAGCCGTTGCCGGCTCCCTCGACCTTGGTGCGCAGGCGCTTGCCCTTCTCGGTGGCCTGGTCGTTCAGCTCCTGCTGGAACTCCCGCATACGGCCGAGGAGTTCCTCGTCGTGCGTGGCCAGGATGCGCGCGGCCAGCAGTCCGGCGTTGCGGGCCCCGGCGACGGAGACCGTCGCGACGGGCACACCGGCCGGCATCTGCACGATCGACAGCAGGGAGTCCATCCCGTCGAGGTACTTCAGCGGCACGGGGACCCCGATGACCGGCAGCGGGGTCACGGACGCGAGCATGCCGGGCAGATGGGCGGCGCCGCCCGCCCCCGCGATGATCACCTTGAGGCCCCGGCCCGCGGCCTCCTCGCCGTACGCGACCATCTCGCGCGGCATCCGGTGCGCGGAGACGACGTCGACCTCGTACGCGATCTCGAACTCGTCGAGGGCCTGCGCGGCGGCCTCCATGACGGGCCAGTCGGAGTCCGAACCCATGACAATGCCTACGACAGGGCTCATTCGGTGATCGTGCCTCTCAGATAGCCGGCGGCGTGACGGGCGCGCTCCAGCACGTCGTCGAGGTCGTCGCCGTAGGTGTTGACGTGACCGACCTTACGGCCGGGCTTCACGTCCTTGCCGTACATGTGGATCTTGAGCTGTGGGTCGCGGGCCATGCAGTGCAGGTACGCGGAGTACATGTCGGGGTAGTCGCCGCCGAGGACGTTGACCATGACGGTCCACTTCGCGCGCGGGCGCGGGTCGCCCAGCGGCAGGTCGAGGACGGCCCGTACGTGGTTGGCGAACTGCGAGGTGATCGCGCCGTCCTGGCTCCAGTGGCCGGAGTTGTGGGGGCGCATGGCCAGCTCGTTGACCAGGATGCGGCCGTCGCGGGTCTGGAACAGCTCGACGGCCAGGTGGCCGATCACGTCCAGTTCCTTGGCGATGGTGAGGGCCAGCTCCTCGGCCCTGAGGGCGAGGCCCCGGTCGAGGTCGGGGGCGGGCGCGATGACGGTGTCGCAGACGCCGTTCACCTGCTGCGACTCCACCACCGGGTAGGCCACGGCCTGGCCGTGCGGCGACCGTACGACGTTGGCGGCCAGCTCCCGGACGAAGTCGACCTTCTCCTCCGCGAGGACCGGGACACCGGCGCGGAAGGGCTCGGCGGCGTCCTCGACGGACCGGGCGACCCACACGCCCTTGCCGTCGTAGCCGCCGCGCACGGTCTTGAGGATGACCGGAAACCCCTCGCCCTCGGCGGCGAAAGCGGCCACGTCGTCGGGGTCCGCGACGATGCGGTGCCGTGGGCAGGGCACGCCGATCGCGTCGAGTCTCGCGCGCATCACGCCCTTGTCCTGGGCGTGCTGGAGCGCGTCCGGGCCCGGGCGTACGGGGATACCGTCCGCTTCCAGGGCCCGTAGATGCTCGGTGGGTACGTGTTCGTGATCGAAGGTGATCACGTCGCAGCCCTGCGCGAACGCACGCAGCGTGTCGAGGTCGCGGTAGTCGCCGATGACGACATCGCCGACGACCTGCGCCGCGGAATCCTGAGGGGTGTCACTGAGGAGCTTGAACCTGATGCCGAGCGGGATGCCCGCCTCGTGTGTCATACGAGCGAGCTGCCCCCCGCCGACCATGCCGACTACCGGGAACGTCACGCCCCCAGGGTATCGGCCACGGAATCGGCCACTCCCCGGTGCCCGATTTCCCCGCCCGTTTCCCCACCGGACCGCCCCGGGACCTCCCCCGCGTCCCGGGTGTGAGCTTCCGCACAGGCGTTGCCAAGGGGCGCTGGTTAGCATGGCTGAACCAGTGGATTTCGACCGAAGATCAACTCATTTCGGACGGACCAGCAACCGGCTGACCACCGGCACGACACCGACCGGACCGAGCGACGGGGGCCGCACACCATGGGAAGTACCACCTCGGGGCCTGATACGAAGCCCCGCGGCGCCCTGCGCCGCCGGATCGACCAGCTCGTACGAGAGGTCGCCAAGTTCGGCGCGGTGGGCGGTGCGGGGCTGCTGGTGAACCTCGCGGTGTTCAACCTCGTGCGGCACACCACCGACCTGCAGGTCGTGCGGGCCAGTGTCATCGCGACGATCGTCGCGATCGCGTTCAACTACGTCGGGTTCCGCTACTTCACGTACCGGGACCGTGACAAGAGCGGCCGTACGAAGGAGCTGTCGCTCTTCCTGCTGTTCAGCGCGGTCGGGCTGGTGATCGAGAACGGTGTCCTGTACACCGCGACCTACGGCTTCGACTGGGACAGCCCCCTGCAGTCCAACATCTTCAAGTTCCTCGGCATCGGCATCGCGACCCTCTTCCGCTTCTGGTCGTACCGCAGCTGGGTGTTCCGGGCCCTCCCGGCCCGCAAGGCCGTGTCGAGCGCGGAATCGTTCCTCGAAGCGGGGGCCGCCCACCCACCCGCGGTCACGGGCAAGCGCCGCTGAGGGCCGGGCCCCGAAGGGGCGCGGGGAACCGCGCGAGAAGCCCCACCGGCCCGCACCCGCTGTGGCACCCGCCGTCGCACGCCCCGGAGCCACGGCGCGTCCGCGCACACCGCCCGCACCCCACCGCCGAGCTACCGAACGGGCCGGTCATCGCCGGACGGCGTCCGCACCGGCGTACGCGACAGGAACAGCCCGAACACCGGCGGCTGCGCCTGGAGCATCTCCAGGCGCCCCCCGTCGGCCTCCGCGAGGTCGCGCGCCACGGCCAGCCCGATCCCCGTCGAGTTGCGCCCGCTGATCGCCCGCTCGAAGATCCGCGCCCCGAGGTCGGCGGGAACGCCGGGCCCCTCGTCGGTGACCTCGATCACCGCCTGGTTCCCGGTGACGCGGGTGCGCAACGCCACCGTGCCGCCGCCGTGCATGAGCGAGTTCTCGATCAACGCGGCCAGCACCTGCGCGACCGCGCCCGGCGTGCCCACCGCCTGAAGGTGGCGCTTGCCCGAGCTGACGACGGCCCGCCCGGCGCTCCGGTAGGCCGGCCGCCACTCCTCCAACTGCTGCTTGATCACCTCGTCGAGCTCGAAGGAGACGGCGGAGCCGTTACGGGGGTCGCGGGAGTTGGTGAGGAGCCGCTCCACGACGTCCGTGAGGCGTTCGACCTGGGTGAGCGCGATGTGGGCCTCCTCCTTCACCGTGGCGAGGTCGTCCGTGAGGGTGATCTCCTCCAGCCGCATGGACAGCGCGGTCAGCGGCGTCCGCAGCTGATGGGACGCGTCCGCCGCGAGACGCCGCTCGGCGGTCAGCATGCGGCCGATGCGCTCGGCGGAGGAGTCCAGCACGTCCGCGACCCGGTCCAGCTCCGGGACGCCGTAGCGCTTGTGGCGGGGGCGGGGGTCGCCGGAGCCGAGCCGTTCGGCGGTCTCGGCGAGGTCGGTGAGGGGGGAGGCGAGGCGGTTGGCCTGGCGTACGGCGAGGACGACGGCGGCGATGACGGCGAGCAGGGCGACCGCCGCGATGATCAGCAGCGTGCGGCCGACCTCGCGGCTGACCGCCGAACGGGACTCCTCGACCGTGACGACCTCGTCCTTCTCGCCCTTGGCCTCATGGCGGATGACGTCGCCGACGGGCTTCTCGCCGATCTCGATCGTGGCCTGGCCGGGGATCTCGATACGGGCGTAGCGCTCGTCGCCGACCTGGTCCCTGAGGACCTCCGCGGTGATCCGTTCGTCGCCGATGATGCGGCTGTCCACGATGCTCGTCAGCTGGACCGCCTCGGACTCCACGCGTTCCTGGGCGCTGGTGCTGATCGTGCGGGTCTCGACGATGACGAGGGAGACGCCGAAGACCGCGATGACCACGAGGACGACGGCGAGGGTGGACTGGATGAGACGGCGGCGCACGGTTGCCCTCCGGGCGGGCGGGTGTTCCTGGACCTCTGATTGTGCGACACCCGGCGCCTGGTGCCGGGCGGGGGGCGGTGTCGCTTACCGGCGCTCGCCGGACGCGGCCCACGAGCGGCAGGGCCGCGCCCCGTGAGCGGCGCGGGGAACCGCACGGTCAGCGGTCAGCGGTCAGCCGCGCATCCCCTGCGGCCGCCGCACGGCACACGCCCCCGTGCCGCTCGGCGCCCGGCCCCTGCCGGTCAGTTCTTCTCGAAGCGGAACCCGACCCCGCGCACCGTCGCGATGTACCGCGGATTCGCCGCGTCGTCGCCGAGCTTCTTGCGCAGCCAGGAGATGTGCATGTCCAGCGTCTTCGTCGACGACCACCACGTCGTGTCCCAGACCTCGCGCATCAACTGGTCACGGGTGACGACCCGCCCCGCGTCGCGCACGAGCACCCGCAGCAGGTCGAATTCCTTCGCGGTGAGCTGAAGCTCCTCCTCCCCCATCCACGCCCGGTGCGACTCGACGTCGATCCGCACCCCATGGGTGGCGGGCGGCTGCGTCGGCTCCGCGGCGCCGCGCCGGAGCAGGGCCCGGACACGGGCCAGCAACTCGGCGAGCCGGAAGGGCTTGGTGACGTAGTCGTCGGCGCCCGCGTCCAGGCCCACGACGGTGTCCACCTCGTCGGCGCGCGCGGTCAGGATGAGGATCGGCACGGTGAGGCCCTCGGCGCGCAGCCGGCGGGCCACCTCCAGGCCGTCCATCCCGGGCAGCCCCAGGTCCAGGACGACCAGGTCGACGCCACCCTGCGTTCCGGCGTCCAGCGCGGTGGGTCCGTCCTCACGGACCTCCACCTCGTACCCTTCCCGGCGCAGTGCGCGAGCCAACGGCTCCGAGATGGACGCGTCGTCCTCGGCGAGCAGTACACGGGTCATGAGGTGATGGTAGTCCGCCGAGAACCGCAGGTGGAGGGGGATCGACAAGCGTGATTCACACCTGCTTCCCCTGGTTCTCCTACTTCGGCGGGGCATGATCCACTGTGGCGGGTGTTTCGTCCCACCCCCGGTGAAGATCCGCGTCGACGTGTGGAGAAGGCGCCCGGGTCCGGTGCGGGTCGCGCGGCGATCCCGTGAACACTGCGTCGCCGTGCCACGCCCTCCGTGGTCACCTCCTGCGTCTACGCGACGCGAACCATTGAATGACCTTCGAATGTGCGATCAAGGTTCCATTCTTACCTGTGATCCGCCTCTCAAGCGCTTCCTTTTCCCGCAGTCCTGTGGCGTATGGTGACGGAACGCCTGTAGCAACATGTGAGGGCCTTTGGCGGTATATCTGCGCTGAAGGTCTCTTTTATGTGCGGAATGACCTGTGGCCGGACCCCGAACACGCGGGACGCATCGACGCGTCGACGCGCGTAGAGGGGCATGGATCCCGGTGGTCGCCGTCCGCCGCCCCGTGTCCCGGGGCGGACTCCCCGTGGGCGTGGGGCGGACGTCCCGGCCGGCCGGTCCCGGCCGACCCCCTCCACCGGGCGCGCGCCCCCACGCGCTCCGTCCCGACCTGCAAGGAACGACCATGGCGTCCAGCCTGACGAAGGACTCGGCCGGCCGGGGAACCCCCGGCACCGAGGGCACCTTCTTCGGCCACCCCCGCGGACTGGCCACTCTCTTCATGACCGAGATGTGGGAACGATTCTCCTACTACGGCATGAAGGCCCTCCTCACCGTCTACCTGCTCTCCGGCGGCCCCGACGCCGGCAAGGGGAGCATGGGCGGCGGCCTGGCCATGGACCTGGCCACCACCACCACGATCGTCGCCGTCTACTCGGCGATGGTGTACCTGCTCGCGATGCCCGGCGGCTGGCTCGGCGACCGGGTCTGGGGCCCCCGCAAGACGGTGACGATCGCCGCGGTCACGATCATGTCCGGACACCTGGTGCTCGCCCTGCCGGGCGGTCAGGCACCGTTCTTCACGGGCCTGGCCCTGGTCGCGGCCGGCTCCGGCCTGCTGAAGGCAAACATCTCCACGATGGTGGGCCATCTCTACGACGGCCCCGAGGACCCCCGGCGCGACGGCGGCTTCACGATCTTCTACATGGGCATCAACGCGGGTGCCTTCTTCGCCCCGCTGGCCATCGGCACCGTCGGCCAGGAGGTCAACTGGCACCTCGGCTTCGGCATGGCCGCGGTCGGCATGGCCATCGGCCTCGCCGCCTTCCTCGCCGGCAGCCGGACCCTGAGCCCGAGGAGCGACCTCGTCCCCAAGCCGCTGGCGGCCGAGGAGCGCGCCTCCTGGCTGCGCAAGGGTCTGCTGTGGCTGGCCGTCGCGGCCGTCTTCTACGGAGCCGTGGGCCTCAGCGGCCACTTCACCCTGAACTGGGCGATGATCCCGCTGACCGTCATCGGTCTGGTCGTCCCGGCCGGTGTGCTGCTGCGCATCAAGCGGGACAAGGAGCTGACCACCGCCGAGCAGTCGAAGATGACCGGCTACATCTGGTTCTTCGTCGCCGCCGCCGTGTTCTGGATGATCTACGACCAGGGCGCGTCCACGGTCCAGGCGTTCGGCTCGAACGACGCGAAGGTGGCCGGATCGCTGCTCGGCTTCGCGTTCCCGACCTCCTGGTACCAGTCGCTGAACCCCCTGTTCATCATGGCGCTGGCCCCGGTGTTCGCGTGGCTCTGGCTGTGGCTGAACCGCCAGGGCAGGGAGCCCGGCACGGCCGTGAAGTTCGCGATGGCCCTGGTGCTCGTCGGCGTCTCGTTCTTCTTCTTCCTGATCCCGCTGGGCATGGCGGCGGACGGCACGCTGACCAGCCCGATGTGGCTGGTGGGCATCTACTTCATCCAGACCGTCGGTGAGCTGTGCCTCTCCCCGGTCGGCCTGTCCGTGACGACGAAGATGGCCCCGGCCAAGTACGCCGGCCAGATGATGGGCGTGTGGTTCCTCGCGGTCACCGCGGGCGACTCCGTCACCGGCCTGCTCTCCAACCCCGCCGTCGGCGGCTTCGACCTC from the Streptomyces sp. NBC_00310 genome contains:
- the purE gene encoding 5-(carboxyamino)imidazole ribonucleotide mutase produces the protein MSPVVGIVMGSDSDWPVMEAAAQALDEFEIAYEVDVVSAHRMPREMVAYGEEAAGRGLKVIIAGAGGAAHLPGMLASVTPLPVIGVPVPLKYLDGMDSLLSIVQMPAGVPVATVSVAGARNAGLLAARILATHDEELLGRMREFQQELNDQATEKGKRLRTKVEGAGNGFGFGK
- a CDS encoding GtrA family protein; protein product: MGSTTSGPDTKPRGALRRRIDQLVREVAKFGAVGGAGLLVNLAVFNLVRHTTDLQVVRASVIATIVAIAFNYVGFRYFTYRDRDKSGRTKELSLFLLFSAVGLVIENGVLYTATYGFDWDSPLQSNIFKFLGIGIATLFRFWSYRSWVFRALPARKAVSSAESFLEAGAAHPPAVTGKRR
- a CDS encoding response regulator transcription factor, yielding MTRVLLAEDDASISEPLARALRREGYEVEVREDGPTALDAGTQGGVDLVVLDLGLPGMDGLEVARRLRAEGLTVPILILTARADEVDTVVGLDAGADDYVTKPFRLAELLARVRALLRRGAAEPTQPPATHGVRIDVESHRAWMGEEELQLTAKEFDLLRVLVRDAGRVVTRDQLMREVWDTTWWSSTKTLDMHISWLRKKLGDDAANPRYIATVRGVGFRFEKN
- a CDS encoding peptide MFS transporter gives rise to the protein MASSLTKDSAGRGTPGTEGTFFGHPRGLATLFMTEMWERFSYYGMKALLTVYLLSGGPDAGKGSMGGGLAMDLATTTTIVAVYSAMVYLLAMPGGWLGDRVWGPRKTVTIAAVTIMSGHLVLALPGGQAPFFTGLALVAAGSGLLKANISTMVGHLYDGPEDPRRDGGFTIFYMGINAGAFFAPLAIGTVGQEVNWHLGFGMAAVGMAIGLAAFLAGSRTLSPRSDLVPKPLAAEERASWLRKGLLWLAVAAVFYGAVGLSGHFTLNWAMIPLTVIGLVVPAGVLLRIKRDKELTTAEQSKMTGYIWFFVAAAVFWMIYDQGASTVQAFGSNDAKVAGSLLGFAFPTSWYQSLNPLFIMALAPVFAWLWLWLNRQGREPGTAVKFAMALVLVGVSFFFFLIPLGMAADGTLTSPMWLVGIYFIQTVGELCLSPVGLSVTTKMAPAKYAGQMMGVWFLAVTAGDSVTGLLSNPAVGGFDLSGTGMVAVEATLAALAGFAIYMYRRKVRALTGDVH
- a CDS encoding 5-(carboxyamino)imidazole ribonucleotide synthase; the protein is MTFPVVGMVGGGQLARMTHEAGIPLGIRFKLLSDTPQDSAAQVVGDVVIGDYRDLDTLRAFAQGCDVITFDHEHVPTEHLRALEADGIPVRPGPDALQHAQDKGVMRARLDAIGVPCPRHRIVADPDDVAAFAAEGEGFPVILKTVRGGYDGKGVWVARSVEDAAEPFRAGVPVLAEEKVDFVRELAANVVRSPHGQAVAYPVVESQQVNGVCDTVIAPAPDLDRGLALRAEELALTIAKELDVIGHLAVELFQTRDGRILVNELAMRPHNSGHWSQDGAITSQFANHVRAVLDLPLGDPRPRAKWTVMVNVLGGDYPDMYSAYLHCMARDPQLKIHMYGKDVKPGRKVGHVNTYGDDLDDVLERARHAAGYLRGTITE
- a CDS encoding ATP-binding protein; amino-acid sequence: MRRRLIQSTLAVVLVVIAVFGVSLVIVETRTISTSAQERVESEAVQLTSIVDSRIIGDERITAEVLRDQVGDERYARIEIPGQATIEIGEKPVGDVIRHEAKGEKDEVVTVEESRSAVSREVGRTLLIIAAVALLAVIAAVVLAVRQANRLASPLTDLAETAERLGSGDPRPRHKRYGVPELDRVADVLDSSAERIGRMLTAERRLAADASHQLRTPLTALSMRLEEITLTDDLATVKEEAHIALTQVERLTDVVERLLTNSRDPRNGSAVSFELDEVIKQQLEEWRPAYRSAGRAVVSSGKRHLQAVGTPGAVAQVLAALIENSLMHGGGTVALRTRVTGNQAVIEVTDEGPGVPADLGARIFERAISGRNSTGIGLAVARDLAEADGGRLEMLQAQPPVFGLFLSRTPVRTPSGDDRPVR